A genomic window from Rhodothermia bacterium includes:
- a CDS encoding PIG-L family deacetylase: MFKFFKYLLLLGLFHKDILVTAQYLPQLPQKKLVVMNLAAHPDDEDGQTLAYYRYGKDAVAYSIIYTRGEGGQNEIGPELYESLGALRTQETERAARILGTKVYFLNYPDFGFSKFAKEAFEKWGGREAVIAKIVYMVRKLKPDVMFTNHDTVTVGPTRQHGQHQAVGISALAAFRLAADPTYHPEQLREQGVSLWQPKRFFWRNWMATSGEVQIAVSDPYKDGLTYQQVALNALKEHASQGMDFFAGRRSFPRYTYFRLIGKATHAALHPTDLAGNLETVLRKADLPYYLDAGGYFTAGKVSVVNRPFGKVTAGEKVVLNVPQADLTTLKVWLDGAPMVLKKEEKQLFSFAVPTAAVASFPKIPNQYMRFSNAPVFSYAIIRKNKIVQAGYLPLEIAPVVYLAPLPPVVRLSQGENTFTFTGQIFDATANRLEATLQFQDERLKNIPVSISVTSKSEGKIELLCSVQVDGDLPEGNYPYTLSLRSAGRRTAEAKQVGVMRVLKTEVAKGLRVGIIKSYDDTLPMALKELNVSYKMLDSLDLAEKKFDHLHTIIVDIRAYFVRKDLRMHNGNLLEWVKNGGNLIVQYQKTFEWNAGETDPLDPSKKNPETTFAPYPIRLGGRDRVTYENAPVMLLQPQHVLFQQPNTITGQDWEGWIQERGLYFPNQYDQSYTELFAMADPGEKAYRGSTLLATYGKGTYLFTALSWYRQLQVLHSGAFRMFANLISLPLTKQ, encoded by the coding sequence ATGTTTAAATTTTTTAAGTATTTGTTATTATTGGGTTTATTCCATAAAGATATTTTAGTGACAGCGCAGTATTTGCCACAATTGCCTCAAAAGAAATTGGTGGTGATGAATTTGGCCGCACATCCAGACGACGAGGATGGGCAAACATTGGCCTATTATCGTTATGGCAAAGATGCCGTCGCATACAGCATTATCTACACCAGAGGTGAAGGGGGGCAGAATGAGATTGGGCCGGAATTGTACGAATCATTGGGCGCACTTCGTACCCAAGAGACCGAGCGAGCAGCGCGTATCTTAGGTACAAAGGTTTATTTTTTGAATTACCCTGATTTTGGGTTCTCTAAGTTTGCGAAAGAAGCCTTTGAAAAATGGGGAGGCAGGGAAGCCGTTATTGCAAAGATTGTTTATATGGTGCGTAAGTTAAAACCGGATGTAATGTTCACCAACCACGATACGGTGACTGTTGGGCCAACGCGCCAGCACGGACAACATCAGGCCGTAGGCATTTCTGCACTTGCTGCTTTCCGATTGGCAGCGGATCCCACCTATCATCCCGAACAACTGCGTGAACAGGGTGTGAGCCTTTGGCAGCCAAAGCGTTTTTTCTGGCGGAATTGGATGGCGACTTCCGGAGAAGTGCAAATCGCGGTTTCTGATCCATACAAGGATGGACTGACGTATCAGCAAGTGGCCTTAAATGCCCTCAAGGAACATGCCTCGCAGGGGATGGATTTCTTTGCGGGTAGGCGGTCTTTTCCGCGTTATACGTATTTCCGGTTGATTGGTAAGGCTACTCATGCAGCTCTACACCCAACCGACTTGGCGGGAAATTTAGAAACCGTCCTTCGCAAAGCCGATTTGCCGTACTACTTAGATGCAGGTGGGTATTTTACTGCGGGAAAAGTATCGGTTGTAAATCGGCCTTTTGGCAAAGTGACTGCGGGAGAAAAGGTGGTACTGAATGTGCCTCAAGCCGATTTGACGACGCTCAAAGTCTGGTTGGATGGGGCTCCGATGGTATTGAAAAAAGAGGAAAAACAACTGTTTAGCTTTGCAGTACCCACTGCCGCTGTTGCCTCATTTCCCAAAATACCGAACCAATACATGCGGTTTTCAAATGCGCCTGTTTTTAGTTATGCCATTATTCGTAAAAACAAAATTGTGCAAGCTGGATACCTACCCCTCGAAATCGCTCCTGTGGTTTATTTAGCGCCACTTCCGCCGGTTGTTCGCTTATCGCAAGGGGAAAATACCTTTACATTTACCGGACAAATATTTGATGCTACCGCAAATCGTTTGGAGGCAACGTTGCAATTCCAAGACGAACGACTGAAAAATATCCCCGTTTCTATCTCGGTTACGTCCAAATCGGAAGGAAAAATTGAGCTACTGTGCAGCGTCCAAGTTGACGGCGATTTGCCGGAAGGAAATTACCCTTATACCCTTTCGTTACGTTCCGCCGGAAGGCGAACAGCAGAGGCAAAGCAAGTAGGTGTGATGCGGGTACTGAAAACCGAGGTCGCCAAAGGATTGCGTGTTGGCATAATCAAAAGCTATGACGATACACTACCAATGGCGTTAAAAGAATTGAATGTTTCGTATAAAATGTTGGATTCATTGGACTTGGCGGAGAAGAAGTTTGACCATTTGCACACCATTATCGTGGACATTCGGGCGTATTTTGTACGAAAGGATTTGCGCATGCACAACGGTAATTTATTGGAATGGGTAAAGAATGGTGGGAATTTGATTGTACAGTATCAAAAAACCTTTGAATGGAATGCCGGAGAAACAGATCCACTTGATCCGTCCAAGAAAAATCCAGAAACCACTTTTGCCCCATACCCAATTCGTTTAGGCGGACGGGATCGCGTCACGTATGAAAATGCTCCGGTTATGCTCTTACAACCGCAACATGTGCTGTTCCAGCAACCAAATACCATTACTGGACAAGATTGGGAGGGCTGGATCCAAGAACGCGGCCTGTATTTCCCTAATCAATACGATCAATCCTATACCGAACTGTTTGCAATGGCAGATCCGGGGGAAAAAGCATATAGGGGAAGCACACTTTTGGCGACCTATGGCAAAGGGACGTACCTTTTTACGGCGCTTAGCTGGTATCGTCAATTACAAGTGCTACATTCGGGTGCTTTTAGGATGTTTGCCAACTTGATTTCCTTGCCCCTTACCAAGCAATAA